One Rhodoferax ferrireducens T118 DNA segment encodes these proteins:
- a CDS encoding DUF5996 family protein, whose product MAHADLPDSGTNSSPWPALDYAAWKDTCATLHLWTQIVGKIRLTQTPWLNHSWHVPLYVTARGLTTSPMPFGARTFQIDFDLIDHRLLIETSDGAVTTLPLKPRPVADFYRDLMAQLAALGLDVRIHTTPNEIVDGIPFEQDQQHASYDAAQAHNFWLALVQSDRVLKQFRAGFIGKCSPVHFFWGSFDLAVTRFSGRTAPQHPGGVPHCPDWVMREAYSHEVSSCGFWPGGEMLPEPLFYAYAYPEPPGFNAAAVRPAGARYNPDLHEFILPYDEVRRADAPDTRLLEFLQSSYDAAANLGTWDRAALERTLPA is encoded by the coding sequence ATGGCTCATGCAGATTTACCAGACTCCGGTACCAACTCGTCGCCCTGGCCCGCCCTGGACTACGCGGCTTGGAAGGACACCTGCGCCACGCTGCACCTGTGGACCCAGATCGTCGGCAAAATCCGGCTGACGCAAACGCCATGGCTCAACCATTCCTGGCATGTCCCGCTCTATGTCACGGCGCGCGGCCTGACGACCTCGCCCATGCCCTTTGGTGCGCGCACGTTTCAGATTGATTTCGACCTGATCGACCATCGACTGCTGATCGAAACCAGCGACGGGGCGGTGACAACGCTGCCCTTGAAGCCGCGCCCGGTGGCGGACTTTTACCGGGATCTGATGGCGCAACTGGCCGCGCTCGGACTGGACGTCAGGATTCACACCACACCCAATGAAATCGTGGATGGCATCCCGTTCGAACAGGATCAGCAACATGCGTCGTATGACGCCGCGCAGGCCCATAACTTCTGGCTCGCGCTGGTGCAGAGCGACCGCGTGCTCAAGCAATTCCGCGCCGGCTTCATCGGCAAGTGCAGCCCGGTGCATTTTTTTTGGGGCAGCTTTGACCTGGCGGTGACGCGTTTTTCGGGGCGAACGGCGCCGCAGCATCCCGGTGGCGTGCCGCATTGCCCGGACTGGGTCATGCGCGAGGCCTACTCGCACGAGGTCAGCAGCTGTGGTTTTTGGCCGGGCGGTGAGATGCTGCCCGAGCCGTTGTTCTATGCCTATGCTTATCCGGAACCACCCGGCTTCAATGCGGCAGCCGTGCGTCCCGCGGGCGCGCGTTACAACCCGGACTTGCACGAGTTCATCCTGCCGTACGACGAGGTACGACGGGCCGACGCACCGGATACCCGACTGCTTGAATTTTTGCAGAGCAGTTACGACGCCGCCGCCAATCTGGGGACCTGGGATCGCGCCGCGCTGGAGCGTACCTTGCCAGCGTGA
- a CDS encoding branched-chain amino acid ABC transporter permease has translation MQLLQLVISGIAQGCIYGLIALGFVLIYKATETVSFAQGELMMLGAFGGLAGMTLLGFPYWLSVLGAIAAMALFGMVLERVVIRPILGQPAFSIVMLTIGIGYVARGLITMIPNIGTETHMLPVPYKDQIWHLAGLVLNVEQMVVIGVTGVLCVLLYTLFRYSKLGIAMQAASQNQLAAYYMGIPVKRLNGIAWGLAAAVAAIAGLLLAPITFVHANMGFIGLKAFPAAVVGGFGSLPGAIVGGLIIGIVESLSGFYLPDGFKDTAAYIVVLIMLVVKPNGLFGEKLSKKV, from the coding sequence GTGCAGCTTCTACAACTGGTGATCAGCGGCATCGCACAAGGGTGCATTTACGGACTGATTGCGCTGGGCTTTGTGCTCATTTACAAAGCCACGGAGACCGTCAGTTTTGCCCAGGGCGAGCTCATGATGCTGGGCGCCTTCGGCGGCTTGGCGGGCATGACCCTGCTCGGGTTTCCGTACTGGCTGTCGGTGTTGGGCGCCATAGCCGCCATGGCGTTGTTCGGCATGGTGCTGGAGCGTGTGGTGATCCGCCCGATCCTGGGGCAACCGGCGTTTTCCATCGTCATGCTGACGATCGGCATTGGCTATGTGGCGCGCGGCCTGATCACCATGATTCCCAACATTGGCACCGAAACGCACATGCTGCCCGTGCCCTACAAGGACCAGATCTGGCATCTCGCCGGTCTGGTTCTCAACGTCGAGCAGATGGTGGTCATCGGCGTCACCGGCGTGCTATGTGTGCTGCTCTACACCCTGTTTCGCTACAGCAAGCTCGGCATCGCGATGCAGGCCGCATCCCAAAATCAGCTCGCGGCGTATTACATGGGCATTCCGGTGAAACGGCTCAACGGCATCGCCTGGGGCCTGGCAGCTGCCGTCGCGGCCATTGCCGGCCTGCTGCTGGCACCCATCACTTTTGTGCACGCCAACATGGGCTTTATCGGTCTCAAGGCTTTTCCGGCCGCCGTGGTGGGCGGCTTTGGCAGTTTGCCGGGCGCCATCGTGGGCGGCCTGATCATTGGCATCGTGGAGTCGCTCTCGGGCTTCTATCTGCCGGACGGCTTCAAGGACACGGCCGCCTACATCGTGGTGCTCATCATGCTGGTGGTCAAACCCAACGGCCTGTTCGGCGAGAAATTGAGCAAGAAAGTATGA
- a CDS encoding ABC transporter ATP-binding protein, translated as MNPTPVQPVPQPLLSARQLSVRFGGVLAVNNVSFDVQQGEVFTLIGPNGAGKTTVFNLISRIYTPTSGEIDYLGPQGLIRLTEQAPQDVAGLGIARTFQNIELFEHATVLHNLLIGRHTQRKTGLWQDLLFTRTAREAELKAREKAEEVIEFLDLQHHRDAMVAGLPYGVRKVVEVARALCTEPKLLLLDEPSSGLNVEETEDMAFWIQDIKNDLGITVLMVEHDMTLVSKVSDRVLAMNQGEVLAMGTPREVQSDPGVIEAYLGSVDDVSSLRRQTA; from the coding sequence ATGAACCCCACCCCTGTCCAGCCTGTGCCTCAACCACTCTTGTCCGCCCGGCAACTGAGCGTGCGCTTCGGCGGCGTGCTGGCGGTCAACAACGTCAGCTTTGATGTCCAACAGGGTGAGGTTTTCACCCTGATTGGCCCCAATGGCGCGGGCAAGACCACCGTTTTCAACTTGATCAGCCGCATCTACACCCCAACCAGCGGCGAGATCGACTACCTGGGGCCACAAGGTCTCATCCGGCTGACTGAGCAAGCGCCGCAAGATGTGGCCGGCCTGGGCATTGCGCGCACGTTTCAGAACATTGAATTGTTCGAGCACGCCACCGTGTTGCACAACCTGCTGATCGGTCGCCATACGCAGCGCAAGACCGGACTCTGGCAGGACCTGCTTTTCACCCGGACCGCGCGCGAGGCCGAGCTGAAGGCACGGGAAAAGGCGGAGGAAGTGATCGAATTTCTCGACCTGCAGCATCACCGTGACGCCATGGTGGCCGGTCTGCCGTACGGCGTGCGCAAAGTGGTTGAAGTGGCCCGGGCCTTGTGCACCGAGCCCAAGCTGCTGCTGCTCGATGAACCCTCAAGCGGCCTGAACGTGGAGGAAACCGAGGACATGGCGTTCTGGATTCAGGATATCAAAAACGATCTCGGCATCACGGTGCTGATGGTGGAACACGACATGACACTGGTCTCCAAGGTGTCCGACCGCGTGCTGGCCATGAATCAGGGCGAGGTGCTTGCCATGGGCACGCCGCGCGAAGTGCAAAGCGACCCCGGCGTGATCGAAGCCTATCTGGGCTCGGTCGATGACGTGTCTTCCCTGCGCAGGCAAACAGCATGA
- a CDS encoding branched-chain amino acid ABC transporter permease, whose product MRFIFKTDYGQDIRLAKHGGHLFWYGALMLVLLLAPWLVQEYWLAQLTFVLIYAVAGLGLMLLAGFTGLFSLGHAAFLGVGAYTQAVLTNMGLPFPLALACAAGLSAAVGLVVGLPALRVKGIYLGIATLSFGFIVEEVLARWESVTGGNSGIHIKKPDMFGWTLDSGEAFYFLCLLITVLATLGILNLLRSPTGRAFVAIRDSEISAQSMGIHLAYYKTLSFALSAALAGIAGALYAHQLQFISPDQFNILQSIDLLLMIVIGGVGSVHGAFLGAIFLITMPQAIAMVKDYLPPTIGQAPGLQGLVYGVVLVAFVLFEPLGLYGRWLKVRTYLQMFPFYRKGMFKRQKSFQKSDRLK is encoded by the coding sequence ATGAGATTCATTTTCAAAACCGATTACGGGCAGGACATCCGGCTTGCAAAACATGGTGGACACCTGTTTTGGTACGGCGCACTCATGCTGGTGCTGCTGCTGGCACCCTGGCTGGTGCAGGAGTACTGGCTGGCGCAACTGACCTTTGTACTGATTTATGCCGTTGCGGGCCTGGGGCTGATGCTGCTGGCGGGCTTCACTGGCCTGTTCTCGCTCGGTCACGCCGCCTTTCTGGGCGTAGGCGCCTACACCCAGGCGGTGCTGACCAATATGGGACTGCCGTTTCCGCTGGCCCTGGCCTGCGCTGCGGGCCTGTCGGCTGCCGTGGGCCTGGTGGTGGGCTTGCCGGCACTGCGGGTCAAGGGCATCTACCTGGGCATCGCCACCCTGTCCTTCGGCTTCATCGTGGAAGAAGTGCTGGCGCGCTGGGAGTCGGTAACGGGCGGCAACTCGGGCATTCACATCAAAAAGCCCGACATGTTTGGCTGGACCCTGGACAGCGGCGAAGCGTTCTATTTTCTGTGCCTGTTGATCACGGTGCTGGCCACGTTGGGTATTCTGAACCTGCTGCGCTCGCCCACCGGGCGCGCCTTTGTCGCCATCCGCGACTCCGAAATTTCGGCCCAAAGCATGGGCATTCACCTGGCCTATTACAAGACGCTGTCGTTTGCCCTGTCGGCGGCACTGGCGGGCATCGCAGGCGCCCTGTATGCACACCAGCTGCAATTTATCTCGCCGGACCAGTTCAACATCCTGCAGTCGATTGACCTGTTGCTGATGATCGTGATTGGCGGCGTCGGATCGGTGCATGGGGCCTTCCTGGGTGCCATCTTCCTGATCACCATGCCGCAGGCCATCGCCATGGTGAAAGACTATTTGCCGCCGACCATCGGCCAGGCTCCCGGCTTGCAGGGTCTGGTGTACGGCGTCGTGCTGGTGGCCTTTGTGCTGTTTGAGCCGCTCGGCTTGTACGGTCGCTGGCTGAAAGTGCGCACCTATTTGCAGATGTTCCCGTTCTACCGCAAGGGCATGTTCAAGCGGCAAAAATCTTTCCAGAAATCGGACCGGCTGAAATGA
- a CDS encoding ABCB family ABC transporter ATP-binding protein/permease yields MRHAGGSTHVFPAAPSAPTPAAARSDWATLRRLFPYLWEYKWRVMAALAFMVAAKTANVGVPLLLKQLIDTMNPKGGIDATALLVVPAALLLAYGLLRLSTTLFAELRELVFAKATEGASRTISLQVFRHLHALSLRFHLERQTGGLTRDIERGTRAVNSLISYSLYSIIPTLIEVTMVLSYLAIKFDIWFALITIIALVFYISFTVSVTEWRTKFRRQMNELDSKAHSRAIDSLLNFETVKYFNNEEFEAHRYDENLKNYRLAALKSQRTLSLLNTGQQLIIATGLVAMLWRATQGVVEGHMTLGDLVMVNAFMIQLYIPLGFLGVLYREIKQSLTDLDKMFTLMEREREIADVPGAQPLKVDGANVTFSHVSFAYEAARPILHDISFEIPAGKTVAVVGPSGSGKSTLARLLFRFYDVQQGQILIAGQDIKQVTQASVRQAIGIVPQDTVLFNDTVEYNIAYGKPGATREQVEEAARSAHIHNFISATPKGYDTMVGERGLKLSGGEKQRVAIARTLLKNPPILIFDEATSALDSANERAIQAELQSVAQNKTTLVIAHRLSTVVDAHEILVMDAGRIIERGSHAELLAANGRYAEMWALQQSSAD; encoded by the coding sequence ATGCGCCACGCTGGCGGATCTACCCACGTTTTCCCCGCCGCCCCCTCGGCACCCACCCCCGCCGCCGCCCGGTCTGACTGGGCCACCTTGCGTCGGCTGTTTCCCTATCTGTGGGAATACAAATGGCGCGTGATGGCCGCATTGGCGTTCATGGTGGCCGCCAAAACGGCCAACGTCGGCGTGCCTTTGCTGCTCAAGCAACTGATCGACACCATGAACCCCAAGGGCGGCATCGACGCCACGGCCTTGCTGGTGGTGCCGGCCGCCTTGCTGCTCGCCTACGGCTTGCTGCGCCTGTCCACCACCTTGTTTGCCGAGCTGCGCGAGCTGGTGTTTGCCAAGGCCACCGAAGGCGCGTCGCGCACGATTTCGCTGCAAGTGTTTCGCCATTTGCATGCCCTGAGCCTGCGCTTTCACCTGGAGCGCCAGACCGGCGGCCTGACGCGCGACATCGAGCGCGGCACGCGGGCGGTCAATTCGCTGATCTCGTATTCGCTCTACAGCATCATTCCGACGCTGATCGAAGTGACCATGGTGCTGTCTTACCTGGCCATCAAGTTCGACATCTGGTTTGCCTTGATCACCATCATCGCCCTGGTGTTCTACATCAGCTTCACAGTCAGCGTGACCGAGTGGCGCACCAAGTTTCGCCGCCAGATGAACGAGCTGGACTCCAAAGCCCACAGCCGCGCCATCGACTCGCTGTTGAACTTCGAGACCGTCAAGTACTTCAACAACGAAGAGTTCGAGGCCCACCGCTACGACGAAAACCTGAAGAATTACCGCCTGGCGGCCCTCAAGAGCCAGCGCACTTTAAGTCTGCTCAACACCGGCCAGCAGCTCATCATCGCCACCGGCCTGGTTGCCATGCTCTGGCGCGCGACGCAGGGCGTGGTGGAAGGCCACATGACCCTGGGCGACCTGGTGATGGTCAACGCCTTCATGATCCAGCTCTACATCCCGCTGGGCTTTTTGGGCGTGCTGTACCGCGAGATCAAGCAGAGCCTGACCGACCTGGACAAGATGTTCACCCTGATGGAGCGCGAGCGCGAAATTGCCGACGTGCCCGGTGCGCAGCCGCTCAAGGTGGACGGCGCCAACGTGACGTTCAGCCACGTCAGTTTTGCCTATGAGGCGGCGCGGCCGATTTTGCACGACATCAGCTTCGAGATCCCGGCCGGTAAAACGGTGGCGGTGGTCGGCCCCTCGGGCTCCGGCAAGTCCACGCTGGCGCGGCTGTTGTTCAGGTTTTACGACGTGCAGCAGGGGCAGATTCTGATTGCCGGGCAGGACATCAAACAGGTCACGCAGGCCAGCGTGCGCCAGGCGATTGGCATCGTGCCGCAAGACACCGTGCTGTTCAACGACACGGTGGAATACAACATCGCCTACGGCAAACCCGGCGCCACGCGGGAGCAGGTGGAGGAGGCGGCGCGCAGCGCCCACATCCACAACTTCATCAGCGCCACGCCCAAAGGCTACGACACCATGGTGGGCGAGCGTGGCCTCAAGCTCTCGGGCGGCGAAAAACAGCGCGTGGCGATTGCCCGCACCCTGCTGAAAAACCCGCCGATCCTGATCTTCGACGAAGCCACCTCGGCACTGGACTCGGCCAACGAACGCGCCATTCAGGCCGAGCTGCAAAGTGTGGCGCAGAACAAGACCACGCTGGTGATTGCGCACCGGCTGTCCACGGTGGTGGACGCGCATGAGATTCTGGTGATGGACGCCGGGCGCATCATTGAGCGCGGTTCGCATGCCGAGTTGCTGGCGGCCAATGGGCGCTATGCGGAGATGTGGGCGCTGCAGCAGTCGTCGGCGGACTAG
- a CDS encoding acyl-CoA thioesterase, with the protein MSANPSPNPATTGRGANVQLPTDQELVLKVIPMPGDCNANGDIFGGWVMAQVDLAGAVVPARYVKGRMVTVAVNEFVFKQPVRVGDILSFFAKLTRIGRTSITVKIEVFAERFGSLNEYAKVTEASLTYVAIDEHGKPREVPQKLI; encoded by the coding sequence ATGTCCGCAAACCCAAGCCCCAACCCCGCCACGACCGGCCGTGGCGCCAACGTCCAGTTGCCCACAGACCAGGAACTGGTGCTCAAGGTCATTCCCATGCCCGGCGACTGCAATGCCAATGGCGACATTTTTGGCGGCTGGGTGATGGCGCAAGTCGACCTGGCCGGCGCCGTGGTGCCGGCCCGCTATGTCAAGGGCCGCATGGTCACCGTGGCGGTGAATGAATTTGTGTTCAAGCAGCCGGTGCGCGTGGGCGATATCCTGTCGTTTTTTGCCAAGCTGACCCGCATTGGCCGGACCTCGATCACGGTCAAGATTGAGGTCTTTGCCGAACGTTTCGGGTCGCTCAATGAATACGCCAAGGTCACGGAGGCGTCCCTCACCTACGTGGCGATCGATGAACATGGCAAGCCGCGCGAAGTGCCACAGAAGCTGATTTGA
- a CDS encoding NADPH-dependent FMN reductase, whose amino-acid sequence MTTIIGLAGSLRAGSFNAALLRAAAPLMPAGASLDIASIKGIPLYDGDVEDSEGIPPTVSALKDRIAAADGLLLVTPEYNNAMPGVFKNALDWLSRPPADSARVFAHRRVAVIGASPGGFGTILSQNAWLPVLRTLGTQPWFGARLMVARAGSVFNDQGDLVDEKIKAQLQQFLAGFVDFVKS is encoded by the coding sequence ATGACAACCATCATCGGACTGGCAGGCAGCCTGCGCGCCGGCTCGTTCAACGCCGCGCTGCTGCGCGCGGCCGCCCCCTTGATGCCGGCGGGCGCCAGCCTGGACATCGCCAGCATCAAAGGCATCCCCCTGTACGACGGCGATGTCGAAGACAGCGAGGGTATTCCTCCCACGGTGAGCGCGCTGAAGGACCGGATCGCGGCGGCGGACGGGCTGCTGCTGGTCACGCCGGAGTACAACAATGCGATGCCCGGCGTGTTCAAGAATGCTCTCGACTGGCTGTCGCGTCCACCGGCCGACAGCGCGCGCGTCTTTGCCCATCGCCGGGTCGCCGTCATCGGCGCCTCGCCGGGCGGCTTCGGCACCATCCTGTCCCAGAATGCCTGGCTGCCGGTGCTGCGAACACTGGGCACGCAGCCCTGGTTCGGCGCCCGCCTGATGGTGGCCCGCGCTGGCAGTGTCTTCAACGACCAGGGCGACTTGGTGGACGAGAAAATCAAGGCCCAATTGCAGCAATTCCTGGCCGGTTTTGTCGATTTTGTGAAGTCGTAA
- a CDS encoding ABC transporter ATP-binding protein produces the protein MSDTPPPISDQPVLKLLNVESAYGPIKAIRGVSLQVRRGEIATVLGSNGAGKTTILKTISGIIDPRKGSIEFKGSDITAQDPAYIVQQGLSHVPEGREVFPLLSVHDNLLMGAYTRKDSDGVAKDMEGVYNYFPILRERANQNAGLLSGGQQQMLSISRALMANPDLILLDEPSLGLSPKLTKEIFEIVVRINRERGTTILLVEQNANMALNASDYGYVLENGRIVMEDTCARLREKDDIKEFYLGLKEDGVRGERRWKKKKTWR, from the coding sequence ATGAGCGACACGCCTCCCCCCATCAGCGATCAGCCGGTGCTCAAGCTGCTCAACGTCGAGAGCGCCTACGGCCCGATCAAGGCCATTCGCGGCGTGAGCCTGCAGGTGCGGCGCGGTGAAATTGCGACCGTGCTGGGATCCAACGGCGCGGGCAAAACCACCATTCTGAAAACCATCTCCGGCATCATCGATCCGCGCAAGGGCTCGATTGAGTTCAAGGGCAGCGACATCACGGCGCAAGACCCGGCCTACATCGTTCAGCAAGGCCTGAGCCATGTGCCCGAGGGGCGCGAGGTGTTCCCGCTGCTGAGCGTGCATGACAACCTGCTGATGGGTGCCTACACGCGCAAAGACAGCGACGGCGTGGCCAAGGACATGGAAGGTGTCTACAACTACTTTCCGATCCTGCGCGAGCGCGCCAACCAGAATGCCGGCCTGCTGTCGGGGGGGCAGCAGCAGATGTTGTCGATCTCGCGCGCCCTGATGGCCAACCCCGACCTGATCCTGCTGGACGAACCCAGTCTGGGCCTCTCGCCCAAGCTAACCAAAGAGATTTTCGAGATCGTGGTGCGCATCAACCGCGAACGCGGCACCACCATTTTGCTGGTGGAGCAGAACGCCAACATGGCGCTCAATGCGTCCGACTACGGCTATGTGCTGGAAAACGGCCGCATCGTGATGGAAGACACCTGTGCCCGCCTGCGCGAGAAGGACGACATCAAGGAGTTCTACCTCGGGCTGAAAGAAGACGGCGTGCGTGGCGAGCGGCGCTGGAAGAAGAAGAAAACCTGGAGATAA
- a CDS encoding AMP-dependent synthetase/ligase, whose translation MTQLWDLSGIQANRDIVMPGETIPAMFWNAVKQRGPNVWLRQKHLGLWRSQTWNQTAQAVSEIAGGLMSLGFAKGECTSILANTVVEWVWADLAVLSCGGVSNGIYPTDAASQVQYLCADSRTTFLFVEDDEQLDKALEVRDQLPSLRKIVVFDMEGLRNLDDANIISLDDLRALGRDYLAQHPNELQQRVDACQPDDLAILVYTSGTTGKPKGAMHLHAGLVYTVRGFNTLIAQDERDERMCFLPLCHIAERMGGEYFALYTGTKLNFVEHPETIPENVREIAPTVFTGVPRVWEKFYSGVMISLKEAGAVQQAAYAWGIGVGTAIANKVLAGESVSGWLKLKFQIAQWLALNNVRKLIGIHRARFLVTGAAPISPDLVRWYLALGVPMLEVWGMTETCGASTGVPAERMRPGSIGPAASFNEVRLDPATGEILVRGKNVFAGYLNLPEKTAETIDPDGWLHTGDVGAMDADGYFRITDRMKDIIITAGGKNVTPSELENDLKFSPYITDAVVIGDKRPFLTVIIMIDQENVEKYAQDADVPFSNYASLTRSPEVQALIQGEIDRVNKKFARVEQIKKFFLLENQLTAEDEELTPTMKLKRKLVEKKYAAQIEAMYR comes from the coding sequence ATGACTCAACTCTGGGACTTGAGCGGCATTCAGGCCAACCGCGACATCGTGATGCCGGGCGAAACCATTCCGGCCATGTTCTGGAACGCAGTGAAGCAACGCGGCCCCAATGTCTGGCTGCGCCAGAAGCACCTGGGGCTGTGGCGCAGCCAAACCTGGAACCAGACGGCCCAGGCAGTCAGTGAAATTGCAGGCGGCCTCATGAGCCTGGGTTTTGCCAAGGGCGAGTGCACCTCGATTCTTGCCAATACCGTCGTGGAGTGGGTCTGGGCCGATCTGGCGGTTCTGTCCTGCGGCGGCGTCTCCAACGGCATCTACCCCACCGATGCGGCCTCGCAGGTGCAGTATTTGTGCGCCGACTCCCGCACCACATTTCTATTTGTGGAAGACGACGAGCAACTCGACAAGGCGCTTGAAGTGCGCGACCAGTTGCCGAGCCTGCGCAAAATCGTCGTGTTCGACATGGAAGGACTGCGCAACCTCGACGATGCCAACATCATCAGCCTGGACGACCTGCGTGCACTGGGCCGCGACTACCTGGCCCAACACCCGAATGAACTGCAACAGCGCGTTGACGCCTGCCAACCCGACGACCTGGCCATCCTGGTCTACACCTCCGGCACCACCGGCAAACCCAAGGGCGCCATGCATCTGCACGCCGGACTGGTCTACACCGTGCGTGGATTCAACACGCTGATCGCGCAGGATGAACGCGACGAGCGCATGTGCTTCCTGCCGCTGTGCCACATTGCCGAGCGCATGGGCGGCGAGTACTTTGCCTTGTACACAGGCACCAAACTCAACTTTGTGGAACACCCGGAGACCATCCCCGAAAACGTGCGCGAGATCGCGCCCACGGTCTTTACCGGCGTGCCGCGCGTGTGGGAGAAGTTCTACTCGGGGGTGATGATTTCCTTGAAAGAGGCCGGTGCCGTCCAACAGGCCGCCTACGCCTGGGGCATTGGTGTGGGTACCGCGATTGCCAACAAGGTGCTGGCCGGTGAGTCGGTGAGCGGCTGGCTCAAGCTGAAGTTCCAGATCGCACAGTGGCTGGCCCTGAACAACGTGCGCAAGCTCATTGGCATTCACCGTGCCCGCTTTCTGGTCACCGGCGCGGCGCCGATCTCGCCCGATCTGGTGCGCTGGTACCTGGCCCTGGGCGTGCCCATGCTCGAAGTCTGGGGCATGACGGAGACCTGCGGCGCGTCCACCGGCGTGCCCGCCGAGCGCATGCGCCCCGGCTCGATCGGGCCGGCCGCCAGCTTCAATGAAGTCCGGCTCGACCCGGCCACCGGCGAAATCCTGGTGCGCGGCAAGAACGTCTTTGCCGGTTACCTGAACCTGCCGGAAAAGACAGCGGAGACCATCGACCCAGACGGCTGGCTGCACACCGGCGATGTGGGCGCGATGGATGCGGATGGCTACTTCCGCATCACCGACCGCATGAAGGACATCATCATCACGGCCGGCGGCAAGAACGTCACCCCGAGCGAGCTGGAAAACGACCTGAAGTTCTCGCCCTACATCACCGATGCGGTGGTGATTGGCGACAAGCGTCCTTTTCTGACCGTGATCATCATGATCGATCAGGAAAACGTCGAGAAATACGCGCAGGATGCGGACGTTCCTTTCAGCAACTACGCGTCACTGACCCGCTCACCCGAGGTGCAGGCGCTGATTCAAGGCGAGATCGACCGGGTCAACAAGAAGTTCGCCCGCGTCGAGCAGATCAAGAAATTCTTCCTGCTGGAGAACCAGTTGACGGCGGAAGACGAAGAGCTGACACCCACCATGAAGCTCAAACGCAAATTGGTGGAAAAGAAGTATGCAGCCCAGATTGAGGCCATGTACCGCTGA
- a CDS encoding crotonase/enoyl-CoA hydratase family protein — translation MTNSVDIRQHGAISVVTLNRPDVRNAVDAATARALHAAFLAFDADENARVAVFHGAHGHFCAGWDLQAGARMAEQGAANQPGPLAGLAFSPDDCVVSGPLGPMGPSRLLLSKPVIAAVSGAAVAGGMELALWCDLRVMEVDAYFGVFCRRFGVPLIDGGTVRLPRLIGMGHAMDLILTGRKVEAGEALQMGLCNRVVPAGQALEAALTLAQQLASYPQKTMRADRMSAYAQWDLPLPQALHQEWERGRQCIDEGLQGAVRFAAGGGRHGEF, via the coding sequence ATGACCAACTCTGTTGACATCCGCCAGCATGGCGCCATCAGCGTGGTGACGCTCAATCGTCCCGACGTTCGCAATGCCGTGGACGCTGCAACGGCCCGTGCGTTGCACGCGGCCTTTCTTGCATTTGATGCCGATGAGAATGCGCGGGTAGCTGTGTTTCATGGCGCCCATGGCCACTTTTGTGCCGGATGGGACTTGCAGGCCGGTGCCCGCATGGCGGAGCAAGGTGCTGCCAATCAACCGGGCCCGCTGGCGGGGCTAGCTTTTTCACCAGACGATTGCGTTGTGTCCGGTCCGTTGGGACCCATGGGGCCCTCGCGTTTGCTGTTGTCAAAGCCGGTGATTGCTGCGGTCAGCGGTGCTGCCGTGGCCGGTGGCATGGAACTCGCGCTGTGGTGCGACCTGCGGGTCATGGAGGTCGACGCTTACTTTGGCGTGTTCTGCCGCCGCTTCGGCGTGCCCCTGATCGATGGCGGTACGGTGCGTCTGCCTCGGCTGATCGGCATGGGTCACGCCATGGACCTGATTTTGACCGGGCGCAAGGTGGAAGCCGGCGAAGCGCTGCAAATGGGTTTGTGCAATCGCGTGGTGCCGGCGGGGCAGGCGCTGGAGGCGGCGCTGACCCTGGCACAGCAACTGGCCAGCTACCCGCAAAAAACCATGCGGGCCGATCGCATGAGCGCCTACGCCCAGTGGGACTTGCCGCTACCGCAGGCTCTGCACCAGGAGTGGGAGCGTGGGCGGCAGTGCATCGACGAAGGCCTGCAGGGCGCTGTGCGCTTTGCAGCCGGTGGTGGCCGGCACGGAGAGTTCTAG